Proteins encoded together in one Mercenaria mercenaria strain notata chromosome 18, MADL_Memer_1, whole genome shotgun sequence window:
- the LOC128550621 gene encoding RNA-binding region-containing protein 3-like isoform X2, which yields MEEQAATLLVRHLPSELEDQEKIDLLCHFGAQAVRPMGTKGPMKHAAFARFSNHESAEKCLKRLHQLEVLGHKLVVQFAQSQHEKYFPSESAGTKSKSKEKDESISEGDVLCMSEQSVTKTVEDAFRKHNIPYPKKPTLYYMYPPPTVSTLTNIANALASHPKFYTQVLHLMNKMNLPCPFGPVTASPPLALDRARYMAHEKTVGKGTSYSASDGDIEEVQMEYSSTEESEIESDTESKKVKNLQSDQETGIRKVMKRPRKKMKLVQPDMSMIVKPASVQNPSELFEATSLKTAQIQFNISETDIMKQLHTASRDTGQETQENFNVSEGGFGKVEPQKSKAEVEVKKPDVNYKIDHNAFLTKRQIEEGRLKKDQIKDFSVFKNYSAGEPTSRLYIKNLTKHTTEQDLLNVFGLFVDWSQDLACDTFDIRLMKEGRMKGQAFITLPNEKEAKEIVKECNGFILNNKPIVIQFARSAKAKQVDKPIDETSIQ from the coding sequence ATGGAGGAACAAGCAGCCACCCTCCTAGTACGCCATTTGCCAAGTGAACTTGAGGATCAAGAGAAAATAGATCTGCTATGTCACTTTGGAGCCCAAGCTGTTAGACCTATGGGTACAAAGGGTCCAATGAAACATGCAGCTTTTGCTAGATTTTCAAACCATGAGTCAGCAGAAAAGTGCCTTAAAAGACTGCATCAGTTAGAGGTATTAGGCCACAAACTGGTTGTACAGTTTGCTCAGTCtcaacatgaaaaatattttccgTCTGAAAGTGCAGGAaccaaatcaaaatcaaaagaaaaagatGAATCTATTTCAGAAGGTGACGTTTTATGTATGTCAGAACAGTCTGTTACAAAGACGGTTGAAGATGCCTTTAGGAAACATAATATACCATACCCAAAGAAGCCAACATTGTACTACATGTACCCTCCACCAACAGTGTCTACCTTAACAAACATTGCCAATGCTTTAGCTTCACATCCGAAGTTCTACACCCAAGTTCTTCATTTGATGAACAAAATGAATTTGCCCTGTCCATTTGGACCAGTAACCGCATCTCCACCTTTGGCTTTAGATAGAGCTAGATATATGGCACATGAGAAGACAGTGGGAAAAGGTACAAGTTATTCTGCTTCTGACGGAGACATTGAAGAGGTACAGATGGAATACTCAAGTACAGAAGAGTCAGAAATTGAATCTGACACTGAAAGCAAGAAAGTTAAAAACCTACAGTCTGATCAAGAAACTGGCATACGGAAGGTTATGAAGAGACCAAGGAAGAAAATGAAACTTGTCCAGCCAGATATGTCAATGATTGTAAAACCAGCTTCTGTTCAAAATCCTAGTGAACTGTTTGAAGCAACAAGTCTGAAGACTGCACAGATCCAGTTTAATATATCAGAGACAGACATTATGAAACAATTACATACAGCAAGTAGAGACACAGGACAAGAGACCCAGGAGAATTTTAATGTATCAGAAGGTGGATTTGGAAAGGTGGAGCCACAGAAATCAAAAGCTGAAGTTGAAgtaaaaaaacctgatgtaaattaCAAGATAGACCACAATGCATTCCTAACCAAGAGGCAAATAGAAGAAGGGAGATTAAAGAAAGATCAAATTAAAGATTTCTCAGTGTTTAAAAATTACTCAGCAGGTGAACCTACAAGCAGGTTATACATAAAGAATTTGACAAAGCACACAACAGAGCAAGACTTACTAAAtgtttttggtttgtttgttgaTTGGTCACAAGACTTGGCATGCGATACATTCGATATAAGACTGATGAAGGAGGGGAGAATGAAAGGGCAAGCATTTATCACTCTACCAAatgaaaaagaagcaaaagaaatTGTGAAGGAATGCAATGGTTTTATTCTGAATAATAAACCAATTGTGATTCAGTTTGCACGCTCAGCAAAGGCAAAACAAGTTGATAAGCCTATAGATGAGACAAGTATACAATAA